The Sorangiineae bacterium MSr11954 DNA segment TCCTTCCGACAGATCGCGGCCGTGCCGGACCTCGGGATAGGGCGCGTTGGCAATCAGCCCGAACCAGAGCATGCGGTTGAAGCGCTCCTCGTCGAGGGCATCCTCGACATCGAATGTCTGCCCCTCGGCCGCGCGATCCCACCACGTTGCGTCATGGCCCGCTTCGGGCTGCGTTGCGTGCGGCGTCGCCAGCGGCATTGCGCGCGCCGCGCCGCTCGAGGGCGGAAGTGGCGGAAGTGGCAATGTCGTGGCGCGAAGCGGCTCCGGCACCCGCGCATCGTAGTCCCAGGGGAGGGGAGACGGCCGCTGCTCGAAGGCATCGCTCATGGGCGCGCTCAGCGCGGCGTTCAACCCCAGCGGCGGGAGCCCGAGGACATCGCCAATCGTACGGACCATGCTCACCGTCGTATAGGCCGTCGCGATCACCGCGCCTTGTTTGACGTATGGGCCCACGATGTACGCGAGGCTTCGATGGGCATCGACGTGGTCGGGGCCGTCCTGCGCGTCGTCCTCCACGATGAAGATCAGCGTATCGCGCGCAAACCGGCTCTTCGACACTTTTTCGACGAGCCGCCCGATCGCATAATCGTTGTCGGCCATCTGCCGCTCGGGGGTATTCACCCCTTCGATGGCCGTGCCGAAGTTTCCAAAGTGATCGTGCGGGAGCCGCACGAGCTCGAGGTTCGGCAGGTTGCCCTCCGCCGCGTACGCGTCGAACTCCCGCTCCCATTCTTCGAAGCGATAGAGATCCGGATACTTCATATCGTATCCGCGAAAGAACGGATCCGACACCGCGGCGAGCGCGCGATTGGCGGGGAAGAACACCGGCTTACCGCGCACGCGCGGGTCGCGATCGAGCGGAATGTGCGCGGGGTCCGAGCTCGGGAGCGAATAGCGCGCGCCATCTCCGAAGACGCCGTAGTTGCGAACGGTCTTGCCCTCGCGCAGCGCCGCGTCCCACAAATACCCTGCGCCGATCTCCCCGCCCGACGCCGTCGGCGCCGAAACGTCGGCCGTGCCCGGGAGCAGGTCCGGATCGGCGGGGGTGGCCGGGTTGGCCGCTCGCCGCTCGGCCACGGTGGCGAGGCCCACGTTGATGTTGCGGTTCGTTCCTTCCCAATCGTAGGAGAGACCGCGCCCGGCGTAGTTCACGGGCTGCGTCTTCTCGATGGCGTCGGTCGTTCGTCCGGCCGTCGACCAGTTCCACCCGACGCCGCTCGTCTCCCCGCTATCGAGGAACGAATCGAAGGTCACGAAGGTCCGCGCGAGGGCGTGGTGATTCGGCGCGGTCCGTTCGGGGAAGATCGCCAGCGCCGGATCGCCGTTGCCGACCTCGAGATCGCCGAGCACCTGATCGTAGGTGCGATTCTCCTTGATGATATAGATGACGTGACGAATCTTCCTCCGTAGAAACGCCATCATCCGGGCGTCTTCGACGCGATCCTCGAAGATCGGAAAATGATTGTTCTTGGCCGTCTGGAGCGAGAGGCCGAAGAGGCTCACGTCGTTCGGCGCCGGTAAGGTGAGCAGGCTGCCCTTTTCGAGCTGCCATATGTATTGGTTGGCCGCGCGGCACGCGTCGTCGTCGCCTGGTCCGGTGCCCAGGTTGTCGCGGCACGCGCGAGGGTTCGGCCCGGCGACCCCCTTTGCGTTGGCGATGAAGAGGCGCCCGCCGCGGGCCGCGATGGCGTCGGGGTACCAGCCCGTCGGAACGAGCCCCACCACCTGCCCGCGCTCCCGCTCGAGGCGCACGACGGCCACCGCGTTGGTGCCGCCGTCCGTCACATAGAGGGTGCGCTCGTCGGGCGACAAGGCGAGCGCGTTCGGGTTGGACCCTTTGAAGGCGCGCGGGTTCGGCAAGAGCGCGCGCGGCGCGGTCACCGGGATGATCGCTTCGACCTCGTCTTCTTCGGTGTCGATCACGCTGACGGTGTCGCTGCTGGCGTTGGCGACGAAGAGGCGCTTTCCTTCACGGTCGAGGATCATCTTCGAGGGCTGCGTTCCGACCGGGATGCGCGCGACCACCGCCGGCCGCTCCCCATCGAGGCGGACGGCGAGCACCTCGTTGTCGCGCTGGCTCGAGACATAGGCTTTGTCGTTCCCGCGGATGGCGACCCAAAACGGGTATTCGCCGCCTGCGACCCCGTTTCCCGGGCGGAGCGCGACCTCGGCGAGGACCTTGCGTGCGGCGAGATCGAGGATCGAAACGGAGTCGTTCTCGTAATTGGCGACCACCGCCCGCGTCCCATCGGCCGTCACCGCGAGCCCCGCCGCCATGGGCTTCACCTCGAGGCCGAGCCCCGCCGCGTGGCCCAGCGCCATCGGCGGCAGCGCCTCCGTCCAGGTCGCGCCGGTGCGTGTGTAGACATGAATGTTGTCATCGACGCCGCCCGGTACATAAAGCGCATTTCCGTTTGGGGCGAACGCAAGTCCGTAGAACGTATTGGGTATTTTTAGTACTTGCCGTTTCGTGGGCGGGTCGGTGGCGGCATCGTAAAGAAAGCCGTACTCTTGCGATTCCGCCGGAGCGGTATTTCCATTGGCGTCGTTGTTTCGATTGTAGCCGCTGGTTACCAGCGCCAAGGTGGCGCCGTCGGGTGAGAGCACGAGCGAGGCCGGGTGGTCGGCGCGGTAGTCGGGCCGCGTTGAAAGCCCTGGGTCGAGCGCGACCAGGGAGGCTCCCGGCGCCGCGGTGGGTGTGATACGGGCCCCCGTGGGTAAGAGGATACCCCGGGCGAGGGGCAACCGCGACTCTCGTGCAAGCGGCACCTCGTCGGGCGGAGGGCTCGATGCTGCACTGCATGCCACCACGCCGAGCGGCAACGCGACCAAGGAGACGATCGTACGAATGCGCACGGGAGGGGGCGTATCCCTCGGGCAGGTGGGGAGGGTGACGAATCGGAGGATTTTCGATGGCCCATCGGGAAGCGCGCGCGCATTTTTTAGCGGCGCTCGAGCTCCGAAGGCGTACCATCGACTACGTGCACGTCCGGCTCCAAGCGAGCGTGTGAGACGGTGGGGAGGGTGAAATGGGAATTCTCGATAAGGCAAAGGAAGCCAAGAGCTCGGCGACGGCGAAGGCCGCAGAGGTTCGGCGTGATGTCGCGGCGAAGGCGGGGGAGCTCAAGGAGCAAGCATCCGCCAAGGCCGTGGCGCTCAAGGACTCGGCGACCCATATGGGCGGTGAGCTCATGGAGAGCGCCATGGCCAAGGTCAAAGACACGGTGCGCGACTTCAACGACGCGCTGCCCATCGTTCGCAAAGCGGGATACATGGTCGAGGGCATCTCGATCGAGCTGGGAATTCCGCCAAAGATCTACGCCAACTTCGAGACGACGCACCACCTGGCGGAGGAAGCGCAACAGGAGATCCTGGAAGCGCACGCCGAGAACAAGCTGGCCGTCGCCTTGGTGAAATCGCTCTCACAAGCGCAGAAGCTCCAGGGCACCATGACCTTGGGCGGCCTGGCGCCGCGCGGAATCACCGTCGAGCTGGGGCTCATTCCCAACATCGTCATCAAGTTCGGTGTCCCGGTGGCCGCGGCCTCGATCCCGGTTGCGTCGCGCTCCGCGTCCGAGCGACCTGCCGCCGCGGAGCGCGCGCTTCCGGAGGTCAACGCCGTGGCGCCAGGTTAGCGGGCGAACGCCCCTCGATGGGCACCAGGTGATGCGCGATATCGGCCGGGCGAATCCGCGGCGCGCCGGCTGGTGGAATGGTGACCCACGCCGGCTCGCCGCGAAGTCCCTGCGCATCGACCGGCGTCACGCGGATGAGGGCCCCCGGCTCGGCATAAATGGCCGCGTCGAAGATCCCCAACGTGTCCGTGCTCGCGGGCGACCAAAACACGTCCGCCGTGCTCCCCACGGGACCGGTCCCCACCGAGAGCTCGACGGAGCCACCGATCTCCGAGTACCCCGAGATCACGGCCACGCCATCGATCGACGAGCTCGCGACCACGTCGAGGGGTACGAGGGGGGCTCGCCAATTGGCGGCGCCCAACGTCGCCGTGACCGCGGCGCGCTCGCTGGTGACGCCGTTCGTTTCGGCCCAGAAGAGCACGACGTCCCCCGCCTGGATTTGAGCCCCGAATGGCCAGAAGACGCGCCCCGTATCCCCGACCATTATTTGGATGATCGCCATCCGGGCGCTCGCATTGTAAACATGAAGCGTGGTATTGGGTTGCGTGGTGCCCTTGAACTCGAAAACGTAGTCCTCGTTGTTGAACACGAAGGCTCCACGCGGAGCGGGAGGGGTGGGGCCGGCCGCCGGAATCCATAGCTCCGCGGGGGCAGATGCGTTGCCCGTGCGATCGGCCACCGTAATCCGCGCGAGATCGCCGGCCGTGGCCGGGAGGGTGATACGGAAGCTCGCCTGAAGGTCCATTTCCGACCACGTCGACTCCACGGTCTGCGCTTCGGCGCCGAGGACGATGGTGACGTACGACCCAATTTCGACATGCCCCGTGATGGTCGTCGTGCCGTTGGTGACACCCGTTGCCTGAAGGTCCGACGCCATCGATGGCGGCGTCGTGTCCCACCCGTGCACCTGCGCCAACGCCTTGGGCCCATCGGCGGTTCCGTCGTTGGCCCACACGAGCAACATGTCGCCGGCAGGAAAGGAGCCCGCATCGTAGCGGCCCTCGGCCGACGCCGTGAGCACCTTTCGATCTCCAGTCCGCGTATCGAGGACGGTGACCGTCGCGTAGCCCTCGGCCTGACCCGATACACGCGCGAACCCGGGACCCCCGACGGGATCATCGGCAAACTCGATGGTGGGCTTGCCCGGCGGCCGGGTATCCGTGCCCGGAACGCGCACCGCCGTCTTCTCGGCAAAGGCGACATTGCCATAATGGGCCGCGAGCTCGATCCAATCGCCGGGCGCCGCGGGCAAGGTCGCTTTGAACGCTGGGGTAAAACCGCTCCCGATTTCGTGGGCATACTGCCTGAATGGCTGCGAGAGGTTGCGAACGCGCACCTGCGCATGAAGCACCGTGGTGCCGGACACGGTGGACGTTTGGGCGTCTACGGGCTCGAAGGCCACGGCCTTCGGCACCGGCGGCGAGGTGGCATTGTCGTGGTTGCCGTCGTCCACCCAGGTCCAAATCTTGGCGCTCGAGCTCGCGCCGGCTTTGACCACTTGCAGGATCCCGAGCTGGCTCTTCAATCCGCTCTTGGTGAATTTCCCGGTGCTGTCCACCTGAATATTGACCAATCGAGGCGGGGTTATCGCCGCGTCGCGCAAAACGACGATCGCGCCCGGCTCCGCGTTGCCCGTAACGGACCACGAATCGGCGCCAGATGACGCGATTTGAACGTTCTTGGGGGGCAGGAGGCGGCTGCAGACGATGGGGCTCGTACAAGCCTCGTCGATTTGCCCATTGCAATTGTCGTCCACCCCATTTCCTGGGATCTCCGGCGCGCCAGGGGAGCGGGAGGCATCTTGGTCATTGCAGTCGTCCTCCGCGAAATAGCCATCCCGGTCGGCGTCCCCTGCGCCCGCAACGACGTGGATGTCCCCCAAGCGCACCCATTGGCGCTGCGGCGTTGCAAACCAAGCGTTCGTGACCCCCACGCCCCACCCGCGACCGCCGGCCTTGGTGATCGCTCCGTCGTACACCGGCTCGACGATGTCGGTCGGCCCCGCATCCCAGCGCACGAAATCGCTGACATTCACCTGCGTTTGATCGACGAGGGTTATCGAGGCCTCGAGCGACGTGCGGCGTCCGGGCGCCACGGTGGCCTCCGCGACCGTGAGCTTTTGAATGCTGGTCTCGGTCACCAGCACCGGAACGACCTCACTGTCCTCACCCATGCGAACCCGGATCTCGGCCCGTCCGGCCGCGAGCCCCGTGATTCTGCCTTTTTGGCCAGGCTCATTGGAAACGGCGACCAAGTCGGGCGACAGCGTCGACCACTCCGCTTCGTTCGTGACATATCGCGCCAGGCGGGTGGAATGCGCCAAGAGGTTTCCCTGCTCGTTCTTGGCGATGCTCGGAAATCCGAACCAAGGATCGGGCGCAAAATTGACGTACAACGCCCTTGGCGGAGCCGCCATCCTCGGGGCGGCGGCCGGCCCTTGGCGCGCTGGCGTCGCCGGACGTTCACCGGCGGTACCGGTATCGGGATTGTGGCGAATGGACGCGGGCGATTCGCCGTTCGGCGGATCGGCGGTTCCCGTGGGGGTGGTGGTGGTGCAGGCGGTGAGAAGGCATGTCGAAAAGAAGACGGCGGTCCAAGAGAGGAGCGTCGAAGGCGTGCGCATGGATTTCCTCCAATTCCCCTCGTACGGGAGTATTTGGCGCGATCTTCCTATCTCGTGGAACGGAGGCATCGTCCCAACGATGGGACGCTGTTTGGGAGACAACGGATTGGGCCGCGCGGGGCTCGATTGGAGGGGGCCGACTCGTCGGGGTCTCGCACCCACGATTGGGGGCCTCGCACCCAAAGTCGCAAACGACGCACCGGCGGACGGGGTCTCCATCGATAAGCGCCGCGGGCCGACTATTCGCAATCTGATTGCAAATATGTTTTCGGTATACGATCGATCCATACCGACGTCGCGATCGCTTGGTCGTCCGGGGCCGTGGTGCCTCGTTCACGATCGCGTGAACTCGCGATCACACATGCTCAACGACGCGTCTGTGTGACGGGCACGGATTTCCCGTATTCGGGCCGATTGGCGCGCATTTTGTGCGTTTTTCGAGCCTTTCGTATTGGATTATGCGTGGCGTAATGAATCGAGACCACTCGTCTTGATTTGTGTGGAAAATTTACGAGTGACAGAGAAATTCGAGATATGCACTCCGCAAGCAAGTTTGCTTGACAGGGCGAACGCCTTGCGACACGGTGACCTTTGGGCGAGGTCCTTGGGGAGTGGGCTCCTCTCGGTATCTGCTACGAGCGTGAACGAAGTTTGAATGCTCCGCGTCGGCGGCGCATCGTACGGCAAAAGAAGCGACGCGTGCCGAGGGCGGTTTTTTCCGGGTTGCGTCGTTCGAGGATGCCAGCGGGCGCCAGTGGATTCGGGCAGGCGTGACCCTGCGCCTGGATGTCGAGCCGCGAGTCCGTGGACCTATCTGCACTCAACCTCGAAGTGAGAGAGACGACACATGAAAATGCAATCATCGATATGCGTGGACCAGTGCGCTTCTTCTGTCCGTGGCCATCAATGTGGTCGCGTGCGGAAGCAGCTCGGACGAGGGTAGCAACAGCGGACAGAGCTTGAAGGGTGGCCCCGGTAGCCATGGAGCTGCGGGTGATGGCGGCCCCGGCGGACAGAATGGATCGGGCGGCGAGAGACCGAAGGTCGGAAAGATCCATGTCGAGAACACGAAAGCGACGATTCGTTCGCGCGCCGTTCAGAACTACCTCGCTTCGGTCCTATTTTCCGATCGAGCGAACCTGCAGCCGAAGTGCGAGGCCGTTCCCGATGGGCAGTGCACCGTCTACACCTGCACGGGGAGCATCTCCGGCGATCAAAATAACGTGCACATTTACCGAGGTGGCATCGTCCGCATCGCCGGCACCGCTGTCTCTCCGGCGATCCAGCTCGAGCCCGGGGCGGGGCCGCTCGAATATTCACCCGTGAGCGGGAACGTATCCCTTTGGTCCGGCGGCGAGAGCATTCAGGTTACGGGCACCGGCGATCCCAACGGTGCACCCGCGTTCGCCCAAACCTTGAAAGCGCCCTCCTTGATCACCCTTTCGTCACCGACTTGGACCCGGCGGGAGGGGGGGCCGACCATCGATCGATCCAAGAACCTCGAATTGGCGTGGAACGTCGCGGGTGCGGCCTCGGGCACCGTCGCGCTCTTCCTCGGTGGGCCGGATTCCGCGGAAAAATTCTCCTTCGCCCAGTGCGCGTTCCCCGTGGCCGACCTGAAGGGAACGGTGCCGGCATCCGTTCTCGGCAAGCTGCCCGCGGGCCAAGGTGAATTCACCGTCGATGCGGAGGAGACGAGCGTGGTTCCCGCGGGGAGCGATTGGGATATCGAAGTTTCGCTCGCGTCCACCGGCGCGCTCGCAGACGGGCTCGCCACGGGCGATGCCACGTTCCGCTGAAGCGATATCCCTCGACGAGGGGTGAGCGCGAAGAGGTGAATGTGCTGTACGATCGTCGAATCAGGTCGATAAAGCATGAATCGGCGGTCTCCTCTCCCGCCATGGGAGCGCCTCTTCGAGCGCCGTGGCCAGGCGGAGCAAGGTGGCTTCGTCGCCGTAGCGACCCGCGATCTGCACGCCGATGGGCAGCTGGCCGGCGGTCTCGTAAAGGGGTAATGAAATGCCCGGCAGTCCGGCGACGTTGAGCGGGAATGCGAAGGCGGCGTCCGATGCGAATTGGGCGTTGTAGCGATCGAGATCGGAGTGGTTCATCGGCCGTGCGCCGAGCGGCAAAGGCGGCTCGCGGATCACCGGGGTGACGAACGCGTCGTAGGGGGCGAGATCCGTGGCGATGGTGCGGCCCGCGATTCGAATTTTCTCCACGTCGTGGGCGTGGTCGACGCCGCGCACGGAGCGGCCGCGTTCCAAGATGGCCCACGTCATGGGCTCCACGTCGTCGCGTCCGACCGGGCGTCCGACCAGGCGCTCTTGCAGCTCGAAGGCGTGTGCCGTCTGGACGGCGGCCATGCGCGCGTAGGCCCTCCACACGGTGGGCACGTCCAGGTGCAGCGCGTGCTCTTCGACGATGTGCCCCATCTGTTCGAGCTGCTGGGCGGCGCGGCGTACGGCATCGGCGACCTCGGGGTGCACGTCGCCGCCGGCCGGCGATGCCGTGCCGAAACCAATGCGCAGACGGGAGGTGCTGCGCCGGGCGAGCGAACGCCATGTTTCATGGGGGGCCTTTGGTGTATACGGGTCACCGGGCAGCGCGCCGGCGACGACATCGAGGTACGCTGCGGTATCGCGCACGGTGCGCGACACACAAAGATTGACGATGCCGCCGTACCACATGTCTCCGATGGGCGCGGTGGGCACCCGCCCGCGCGAGGGCTTCAAGCCGACCAGGCCGCAATGCGCGGCGGGGACGCGGATGGAGCCCGCACCGTCGCCGCCTTCGGCGATCGGCACCATGCCCGATGCGACCGCGGCCGCGGACCCTCCGCTCGATCCACCGGGGGTGAGCTCCCATGCCCACGGGTTGTGCGTGGCTCCATAAAGTACTGGCTCGGTGGTGAGCGCCCACCCGTTCTCCGGTGAGTTGGTTTTGCCGAAGAGAACGAATCCGGCCGCGCGCACGCGGCGCATGGCTTCGCTGTCCGTGCGCGATACCACATTTCGCATGTAGGCTGTGGCGTTGGTGTGGGGTGTGCCCTCCCACATCGTTACGAGATCTTTCAGGAGATAAGGCACTCCGGCAAAGGGGCCATCGATCTTCGACTCGCGCAGACGCGCGCGCGCAAAATCGTAGAGCTTGTGAACGACCGCATTGAGCCGCGGATTCAATCGCTCCACGATGCCGATCGCCACCTCGAGCAACTCGGCAGGCGACACGGCTCCTCGGTTCACGAACTCGGCAAGCGCAAGGCCATCACTTTCCGCATAGAGGCGAACCAAATCTTCGGTAACGACTGCCATGACGGCAGCCTGGCGCCAACGGCTCGAACGTGCTCGAAGAAAATTCGGACGAGTTCCCTGAGCCGCTGCCCTCGATGGGCTTGCCGCAACCGCACGGCGCGACGGCCTCGCGCAGAGCAAGCGCCTTGCACGGCGCGACCGCGTCGCGCAGAGCAAGCACCTTGCACGGCGCGACCGCGTCGCGCAGAGCAAGCACCTTGCACGGCGCGACCGCGTCGCGCGGCGCGACCTCCAACGACGGCGCGGCCGCCTCGCGCGGCGCGACCTCCAACGACGGCGCGGCCGCGTCGCGCGGCGCGACCTCCAACGACGGCGCGGCCGCCTCGCGCGGCGCGACCTCCAACCACGGCGCGACCGCCTCGCGCGGCGCAACCTCCAACGACGGCGCGACGCCTCGCGCGGTGCAACCTCCAACGACGGCGCGACGCCTCGCGCGGTGCAACCTCCAACGACGGCGCGACCGCCTCGGACGGCGCGACCATCGCCGCGCTGCGGTTACGATCGCGTGGTGCAACTGGGATCCAGCTGGCGGATCGCTTGCTCAG contains these protein-coding regions:
- a CDS encoding amidase yields the protein MSPAELLEVAIGIVERLNPRLNAVVHKLYDFARARLRESKIDGPFAGVPYLLKDLVTMWEGTPHTNATAYMRNVVSRTDSEAMRRVRAAGFVLFGKTNSPENGWALTTEPVLYGATHNPWAWELTPGGSSGGSAAAVASGMVPIAEGGDGAGSIRVPAAHCGLVGLKPSRGRVPTAPIGDMWYGGIVNLCVSRTVRDTAAYLDVVAGALPGDPYTPKAPHETWRSLARRSTSRLRIGFGTASPAGGDVHPEVADAVRRAAQQLEQMGHIVEEHALHLDVPTVWRAYARMAAVQTAHAFELQERLVGRPVGRDDVEPMTWAILERGRSVRGVDHAHDVEKIRIAGRTIATDLAPYDAFVTPVIREPPLPLGARPMNHSDLDRYNAQFASDAAFAFPLNVAGLPGISLPLYETAGQLPIGVQIAGRYGDEATLLRLATALEEALPWRERRPPIHALST
- a CDS encoding beta-propeller fold lactonase family protein, with product MRIRTIVSLVALPLGVVACSAASSPPPDEVPLARESRLPLARGILLPTGARITPTAAPGASLVALDPGLSTRPDYRADHPASLVLSPDGATLALVTSGYNRNNDANGNTAPAESQEYGFLYDAATDPPTKRQVLKIPNTFYGLAFAPNGNALYVPGGVDDNIHVYTRTGATWTEALPPMALGHAAGLGLEVKPMAAGLAVTADGTRAVVANYENDSVSILDLAARKVLAEVALRPGNGVAGGEYPFWVAIRGNDKAYVSSQRDNEVLAVRLDGERPAVVARIPVGTQPSKMILDREGKRLFVANASSDTVSVIDTEEDEVEAIIPVTAPRALLPNPRAFKGSNPNALALSPDERTLYVTDGGTNAVAVVRLERERGQVVGLVPTGWYPDAIAARGGRLFIANAKGVAGPNPRACRDNLGTGPGDDDACRAANQYIWQLEKGSLLTLPAPNDVSLFGLSLQTAKNNHFPIFEDRVEDARMMAFLRRKIRHVIYIIKENRTYDQVLGDLEVGNGDPALAIFPERTAPNHHALARTFVTFDSFLDSGETSGVGWNWSTAGRTTDAIEKTQPVNYAGRGLSYDWEGTNRNINVGLATVAERRAANPATPADPDLLPGTADVSAPTASGGEIGAGYLWDAALREGKTVRNYGVFGDGARYSLPSSDPAHIPLDRDPRVRGKPVFFPANRALAAVSDPFFRGYDMKYPDLYRFEEWEREFDAYAAEGNLPNLELVRLPHDHFGNFGTAIEGVNTPERQMADNDYAIGRLVEKVSKSRFARDTLIFIVEDDAQDGPDHVDAHRSLAYIVGPYVKQGAVIATAYTTVSMVRTIGDVLGLPPLGLNAALSAPMSDAFEQRPSPLPWDYDARVPEPLRATTLPLPPLPPSSGAARAMPLATPHATQPEAGHDATWWDRAAEGQTFDVEDALDEERFNRMLWFGLIANAPYPEVRHGRDLSEGRAERLSGRRPPPSP